Proteins encoded by one window of Actinocorallia herbida:
- a CDS encoding Dps family protein, translated as MQEFGTIRMFPLGLSADARMYSCQRLNQILADTQILYGLYKKHHWLMRGPTFYQLHLLLDKHAEEQIKLVDTIAERVQTLGGVAVGDPRHVAEITVIPRPPDGAEEVPAMLTRLIEAHETILVAAHDAADRCQEMGDDGTNDILVSDVIRTGELQTWFLIEHLVDTPLIESPEHFRTH; from the coding sequence ATCCAGGAGTTCGGCACGATCCGGATGTTCCCGCTCGGCCTCTCGGCCGACGCCCGGATGTACTCCTGCCAGCGGCTCAACCAGATCCTCGCCGACACCCAGATCCTCTACGGCCTCTACAAGAAGCACCACTGGCTCATGCGCGGCCCGACGTTCTACCAGCTGCACCTGCTGCTGGACAAGCACGCCGAAGAGCAGATCAAGCTCGTCGACACCATCGCGGAACGCGTCCAGACCCTCGGCGGCGTGGCCGTCGGCGACCCCAGGCACGTCGCGGAGATCACCGTCATCCCGCGGCCCCCGGACGGCGCCGAAGAGGTGCCGGCCATGCTCACCCGCCTCATCGAGGCGCACGAGACCATCCTGGTCGCCGCGCACGACGCCGCCGACCGGTGCCAGGAGATGGGCGATGACGGGACCAACGACATCCTGGTCTCCGACGTCATCCGCACCGGCGAGCTCCAGACCTGGTTCCTCATCGAGCACCTGGTCGACACGCCGCTCATCGAGTCGCCCGAGCACTTCCGCACCCACTGA
- a CDS encoding M1 family metallopeptidase — MAAPRLFAAAAVSAALVLVPVSAGAAPFGPGAAGSGEKYFPGMGNGGYDVAHYGIKLDYDPVSLALTGRVKITATAKQGLSRFNLDLRGLLVRSVAVDGKAAKWKRTGAQELVITPAKGIPDGRRFTVVVAYDGKPAQINDDPLGSSGWIATSDGAVALNQPFGAATWFPVNDTPKDKASYDFAITVPQGLTAIANGDFLGRKTAKGKSVYRWRMKQPMSSELSMVAIGKYKVLRTNTGGLESYTAIDSALAESGQLKKYDKKTRSVLRWLSGRFGAYPFTSTGGILDEVNVGYSLETQGRPVHDWNMKGKNPPDDLIVHELAHQWFGDSVTPAKWKDIWLNEGFATYAEWMWTEKNGGATAAQQFKQAYSAGPNADVWKGVLAEPGRDHIFDNFVYQRGAMTAHRLRVALGDKVFFGLLKSWLATGKGGTVSTKEFQAFAERYSGKQLDALFAKWVYKAGKPKL, encoded by the coding sequence ATGGCCGCCCCCCGCCTCTTCGCAGCCGCGGCCGTCAGCGCCGCGCTCGTCCTGGTTCCCGTGTCCGCCGGAGCCGCCCCCTTCGGGCCGGGCGCCGCGGGCTCTGGCGAGAAGTACTTCCCCGGCATGGGCAACGGCGGCTACGACGTCGCGCACTACGGGATCAAGCTGGACTACGACCCGGTGTCCCTGGCCCTCACCGGCCGGGTGAAGATCACCGCGACGGCCAAGCAGGGTCTGTCCCGGTTCAACCTCGACCTGCGCGGCCTCCTGGTCCGGTCGGTGGCCGTCGACGGCAAGGCCGCGAAGTGGAAGCGGACCGGCGCCCAGGAGCTCGTCATCACCCCGGCCAAGGGCATCCCGGACGGGCGGCGGTTCACCGTCGTCGTCGCCTACGACGGCAAGCCCGCGCAGATCAACGACGACCCGCTGGGCTCGTCCGGCTGGATCGCCACGAGCGACGGGGCGGTCGCGCTGAACCAGCCGTTCGGCGCGGCGACGTGGTTCCCGGTGAACGACACGCCGAAGGACAAGGCGTCCTACGACTTCGCCATCACCGTCCCGCAGGGGCTCACCGCGATCGCCAACGGCGACTTCCTGGGCCGCAAGACGGCCAAGGGCAAGTCCGTCTACCGGTGGCGGATGAAGCAGCCGATGTCGAGCGAGCTGTCGATGGTCGCGATCGGCAAGTACAAGGTGCTGCGCACGAACACCGGCGGCCTGGAGAGCTACACCGCGATCGACTCGGCGCTCGCGGAGTCCGGGCAGCTCAAGAAGTACGACAAGAAGACCAGGTCGGTGCTGCGCTGGCTGTCGGGCAGGTTCGGGGCCTACCCGTTCACCTCGACGGGCGGGATCCTCGACGAGGTGAACGTCGGCTACTCGCTGGAGACCCAGGGCCGTCCGGTGCACGACTGGAACATGAAGGGCAAGAACCCGCCCGACGACCTCATCGTGCACGAACTCGCCCACCAGTGGTTCGGCGACAGCGTCACCCCGGCGAAGTGGAAGGACATCTGGCTCAACGAGGGCTTCGCGACCTACGCCGAGTGGATGTGGACCGAGAAGAACGGCGGGGCGACCGCGGCCCAGCAGTTCAAGCAGGCCTACTCGGCGGGCCCGAACGCCGATGTGTGGAAGGGCGTGCTGGCCGAGCCGGGCCGCGACCACATCTTCGACAACTTCGTCTACCAGCGCGGCGCGATGACCGCGCACCGGCTGCGCGTCGCGCTGGGCGACAAGGTGTTCTTCGGCCTGCTGAAGTCCTGGCTGGCGACCGGCAAGGGCGGGACGGTCAGCACCAAGGAGTTCCAGGCGTTCGCCGAGCGGTACTCGGGCAAGCAGCTCGACGCCCTGTTCGCCAAGTGGGTCTACAAGGCCGGCAAGCCGAAGCTCTGA
- the ilvA gene encoding threonine ammonia-lyase, which produces MTQSVSVDDVRAAAEALRPVLVRTPLLHSRHLSELVGGPVYLKCENVQRTGSYKIRGAFTRISRLTEEERARGVVAASAGNHAQGVALAASLLGCKATIFMPQGAPLPKVEATRAYGADIVFGGETVDACLSSARAHADERGAVFIHPFDHPDIVAGQGTLGLELLEECPDAKTVVAAVGGGGLASGLGVALKGSGWDGTLLGVQAKRAAAFPASLAAGRPVSVAISPTMADGIAVGRPGDLTYELVSHFVDSVVTVSEESLSRAMLLSLERAKQVVEPAGAASIAAILEHTYAMRPPIVAVLSGGNIDPVLLAKVVRHGLVTAGRYLVVRVRLTDRPGALVRLLSELAEVGVNVLDVTHERVAARLHLEDAEVVLHLETRGPEHTQEVLSRLRRQAYTVKFS; this is translated from the coding sequence ATGACCCAGTCCGTCTCCGTCGACGATGTCCGCGCGGCCGCCGAGGCCCTCCGCCCCGTCCTCGTCCGCACCCCCCTGCTGCACTCGCGCCACCTGTCCGAACTGGTCGGCGGGCCGGTGTACCTCAAGTGCGAGAACGTCCAGCGCACCGGCTCCTACAAGATCCGCGGCGCGTTCACCCGGATCTCCCGGCTCACCGAGGAGGAGCGGGCCCGGGGCGTCGTCGCGGCCAGCGCGGGCAACCACGCGCAGGGGGTCGCGCTCGCGGCGTCCCTGCTCGGCTGCAAGGCCACCATCTTCATGCCGCAGGGCGCCCCCCTGCCCAAGGTCGAGGCGACCCGGGCCTACGGGGCCGACATCGTCTTCGGCGGCGAGACCGTCGACGCCTGCCTCTCCTCCGCCCGCGCCCACGCCGACGAGCGCGGCGCGGTCTTCATCCACCCGTTCGACCACCCCGACATCGTCGCGGGCCAGGGCACCCTCGGCCTGGAGCTGCTGGAGGAGTGCCCGGACGCCAAGACCGTCGTCGCGGCGGTCGGCGGGGGCGGGCTCGCCTCCGGGCTCGGCGTCGCCCTCAAGGGCTCCGGCTGGGATGGGACCCTCCTGGGCGTCCAGGCCAAGCGCGCGGCGGCCTTCCCCGCCTCCCTGGCCGCGGGCCGGCCCGTCAGCGTCGCGATCAGCCCGACCATGGCGGACGGCATCGCCGTCGGACGCCCCGGGGATCTCACCTACGAGCTGGTCTCCCACTTCGTGGACTCCGTCGTCACCGTCTCCGAGGAGTCCCTGTCCCGGGCGATGCTGCTCAGCCTGGAGCGCGCGAAGCAGGTCGTGGAGCCCGCCGGGGCCGCGTCCATCGCCGCGATCCTCGAGCACACCTACGCGATGCGCCCGCCCATCGTCGCGGTACTGTCCGGCGGCAACATCGACCCGGTGCTGCTGGCCAAGGTCGTCCGGCACGGGCTGGTGACGGCAGGGCGCTACCTCGTCGTCCGGGTCCGGCTCACCGACCGGCCCGGCGCGCTCGTCAGGCTGCTGTCGGAACTCGCCGAGGTCGGCGTGAACGTCCTCGACGTCACCCACGAGCGCGTCGCGGCCCGGCTGCACCTGGAGGACGCCGAGGTGGTGCTGCACCTGGAGACGCGCGGGCCTGAGCACACCCAGGAGGTGCTGTCCCGGCTGCGCCGCCAGGCCTACACGGTGAAGTTCAGCTGA